Proteins encoded together in one Musa acuminata AAA Group cultivar baxijiao chromosome BXJ3-6, Cavendish_Baxijiao_AAA, whole genome shotgun sequence window:
- the LOC135640071 gene encoding histone-lysine N-methyltransferase CLF-like isoform X2 — MLFFVAVVFIMIVGVKEGNCTPSDVMEIIDSLKKQVFSDRCTYIKKKMDENKQKLSSMTQLVYNLSKVRRNSSDHNSDLDTNLLTRRQDDALCTVNSLEQSAGEKDSGSCQEESSYASSTVLIGNNFGGKNGVRLIKLPEVPKLPPYTTWIFLDRNQIMTEDQSVVGRRRIYYDQNCGEALICSDSEDDFVEDEEEKKEFGTHEDFIIRMTIERVGLSDVALDTLSQSLEKNSVEIRARFENFLKQDSNEECVKNVEVEPNVRVDDAFLEKDLEAALDSFDNLFCRRCLVFDCRLHGCSQDLVFPAEKQHPWTNSDDGDPCGIHCYKLASKSESTATANSQPHDLEEATHSVGSPGSQLSPRRKIKGSTGRRAKSHQNESASSNAKVVSETSESDTRVNQDNVSAQLSSSPTKNKQRGKCGTRKKTNKRVAERVLICIRKKQKKMMQSDADSIVSGCLVARDMKLRSDTRKDNKNSSSSMINKIIKSSTIRNNRKKAIQHQDSMNSKYVEAQNDNIFQASMEPSATDGDESERKEEFVDENICKLVKTDSKPWKIIEQGLFLKGLEIFGRNSCLIARNLLSGMKTCVEVFQYMNHIQDNATYRAADGAISLVEGHGKVSELRTRSRFLRRRGRVRRLKYTWKSAGYHSIRKRITERKDQPCRQYNPCGCQSACGKQCRCLLNGTCCEKYCGCPKICKNRFRGCHCAKSQCRSRQCPCFAADRECDPDVCRNCWVGCGDGTLGGPNQRGDNYECRNMKLLLKQRQRVLLGRSDVSGWGAFLKNSVGKHEYLGEYTGELISHREADKRGKIYDRENSSFLFNLNDQFVLDAYRKGDKLKFANHSPDPNCYAKVIMVAGDHRVGIFAKERISAGEELFYDYRYEPDRAPAWARKPESSVSKKDESQPSSGRAKKLA; from the exons ATGCTCTTTTTTGTGGCAGTTGTCTTCATTATG ATAGTTGGAGTTAAAGAAGGAAATTGTACTCCTTCGGATGTTATGGAAATTATAGATTCTTTGAAGAAACAAGTCTTTTCTGATCGTTGCACTTATATCAAG aaaaaAATGGATGAGAACAAGCAGAAGCTCAGTAGCATGACACAACTGGTTTATAATTTATCCAAGGTTAGAAGAAATAGTTCAGACCACAACAGTGATTTAGACACAAATCTCTTAACAAGGAGGCAAGATGATGCCCTTTGTACAGTAAATAGTCTTGAACAATCTGCCGGAGAAAAGGATAGTGGTAGTTGTCAAGAAGAAAGTTCATATGCATCCTCAACTGTTCTTATAGGGAACAATTTTGGAGGAAAAAATGGAGTTCGACTGATCAAACTCCCTGAAGTGCccaaactacctccatatactacatGGATATTTTTGGACAG GAACCAAATAATGACAGAGGATCAATCAGTTGTGGGTCGTAGAAGAATTTATTATGATCAAAATTGTGGTGAGGCTTTAATCTGCAGTGACAGTGAAGATGATTTTGTTGAGGatgaggaagagaagaaagagtttggaACACATGAAGATTTCATTATCCG AATGACTATTGAACGAGTTGGCCTATCTGATGTGGCTCTAGATACATTGTCTCAAAGCCTGGAGAAGAACTCTGTTGAAATCAgg GCGAGATTTGAGAACTTTCTTAAGCAAGACTCTAATGAAGAGTGTGTAAAAAATGTGGAAGTTGAACCTAATGTTAGAGTGGATGATGCATTTCTTGAAAAGGATCTGGAGGCAGCATTAGATTCTTTTGATAACCTTTTTTGCCGCCGTTGTCTG GTTTTTGATTGTAGACTGCACGGATGTTCTCAGGATCTGGTGTTTCCT GCAGAGAAACAGCATCCCTGGACCAACTCAGATGATGGTGATCCATGTGGTATTCATTGCTATAAATTG GCTTCCAAATCAGAAAGTACAGCTACTGCAAATTCTCAGCCCCATGACCTTGAAGAGGCAACTCATTCAGTTGGTAGTCCTGGATCACAATTGTCTCCAAGAAGAAAAATTAAAGGTTCCACAGGAAGGAGGGCAAAGTCTCATCAAAATGAAAGTGCGTCTTCAAATGCAAAGGTTGTCTCTGAGACTAGTGAGTCTGACACACGTGTCAATCAGGATAATGTATCTGCTCAACTCTCTTCCTCACCTACTAAAAATAAGCAGCGTGGAAAATGTGGAACCAGGAAGAAAACCAATAAAAGAGTTGCTGAACGTGTTCTTATTTGCATAAGGAAGAAACAGAAGAAAATGATGCAGTCAGATGCTGATTCAATTGTTAGTGGATGCCTTGTTGCTCGAGATATGAAGCTCCGATCAGATACACGAAAGGACAATAAAAATTCTAGTTCATcgatgataaacaaaataattaagTCTTCAACTATAAGAAACAACAGGAAGAAGGCCATACAGCATCAGGACAGTATGAACTCAAAATATGTTGAAGCTCAAAATGATAATATTTTCCAGGCATCAATGGAGCCTTCAGCAACAGATGGTGATGAAAGCGAAAGGAAAGAGGAGTTTGTTGATGAGAACATCTGCAAACTTGTGAAGACGGATAGTAAACCATGGAAGATTATTGAACAGGGCCTCTTTCTTAAAGGTTTAGAGATTTTTGGAAGGAACAG TTGTTTGATTGCTAGAAATCTTTTGAGTGGAATGAAGACTTGTGTTGAAGTTTTTCAATACATGAACCACATTCAAGATAATGCAACATATAGGGCAGCTGATGGTGCTATTTCTCTAGTTGAAGGCCATGGCAAG GTCTCTGAGTTACGAACAAGGTCAAGGTTCTTGCGAAGGCGAGGAAGGGTTCGTCGTTTGAAATACACGTGGAAATCAGCTGGGTACCATTCAATACGGAAAAGAATTACTGAGAGGAAAGATCAGCCTTGTCGGCAGTACAACCCTTGTGGTTGCCAGTCTGCTTGTGGAAAGCAATGTCGTTGCCTTCTAAATGGGACATGCTGTGAAAAATATTGTGG ATGTCCTAAAATATGTAAAAACCGGTTCCGAGGTTGTCATTGTGCTAAGAGTCAATGCCGCAGCCGTCAATGCCCATGTTTTGCTGCTGATAGAGAATGTGACCCAGATGTTTGTAGAAATTGTTGGGTTGG TTGTGGTGATGGTACATTAGGAGGCCCTAATCAAAGAGGAGATAACTATGAATGTCGCAATATGAAGCTTCTACTAAAACAACGCCAAAGG GTCTTACTTGGAAGATCTGATGTTTCTGGTTGGGGGGCATTTCTTAAG AATAGTGTTGGTAAACATGAATACCTTGGTGAATATACCGGAGAGTTGATCTCCCACAGAGAAGCAGATAAGCGTGGAAAGATATATGACCGTGAAAATTCGTCGTTTCTTTTCAACCTTAATGATCAG TTTGTTCTTGATGCCTATCGGAAGGGTGATAAGTTGAAGTTTGCCAACCATTCTCCAGATCCAAACTGCTATGCGAAGGTTATCATGGTAGCCGGGGATCACAGGGTAGGTATATTTGCCAAAGAACGGATAAGTGCAGGAGAGGAACTATTCTATGACTATCGTTATGAACCGGATCGTGCTCCTGCTTGGGCTCGGAAACCTGAATCGTCTGTCTCAAAGAAGGACGAATCACAACCGTCCAGTGGCCGCGCCAAAAAACTTGCTTAA
- the LOC135640071 gene encoding histone-lysine N-methyltransferase CLF-like isoform X1, with translation MASNASSSASECKSEPSAEHQIVGVKEGNCTPSDVMEIIDSLKKQVFSDRCTYIKKKMDENKQKLSSMTQLVYNLSKVRRNSSDHNSDLDTNLLTRRQDDALCTVNSLEQSAGEKDSGSCQEESSYASSTVLIGNNFGGKNGVRLIKLPEVPKLPPYTTWIFLDRNQIMTEDQSVVGRRRIYYDQNCGEALICSDSEDDFVEDEEEKKEFGTHEDFIIRMTIERVGLSDVALDTLSQSLEKNSVEIRARFENFLKQDSNEECVKNVEVEPNVRVDDAFLEKDLEAALDSFDNLFCRRCLVFDCRLHGCSQDLVFPAEKQHPWTNSDDGDPCGIHCYKLASKSESTATANSQPHDLEEATHSVGSPGSQLSPRRKIKGSTGRRAKSHQNESASSNAKVVSETSESDTRVNQDNVSAQLSSSPTKNKQRGKCGTRKKTNKRVAERVLICIRKKQKKMMQSDADSIVSGCLVARDMKLRSDTRKDNKNSSSSMINKIIKSSTIRNNRKKAIQHQDSMNSKYVEAQNDNIFQASMEPSATDGDESERKEEFVDENICKLVKTDSKPWKIIEQGLFLKGLEIFGRNSCLIARNLLSGMKTCVEVFQYMNHIQDNATYRAADGAISLVEGHGKVSELRTRSRFLRRRGRVRRLKYTWKSAGYHSIRKRITERKDQPCRQYNPCGCQSACGKQCRCLLNGTCCEKYCGCPKICKNRFRGCHCAKSQCRSRQCPCFAADRECDPDVCRNCWVGCGDGTLGGPNQRGDNYECRNMKLLLKQRQRVLLGRSDVSGWGAFLKNSVGKHEYLGEYTGELISHREADKRGKIYDRENSSFLFNLNDQFVLDAYRKGDKLKFANHSPDPNCYAKVIMVAGDHRVGIFAKERISAGEELFYDYRYEPDRAPAWARKPESSVSKKDESQPSSGRAKKLA, from the exons ATGGCTTCGAACGCCTCGTCCTCCGCTTCCGAGTGTAAATCGGAGCCCTCGGCAGAACATCAG ATAGTTGGAGTTAAAGAAGGAAATTGTACTCCTTCGGATGTTATGGAAATTATAGATTCTTTGAAGAAACAAGTCTTTTCTGATCGTTGCACTTATATCAAG aaaaaAATGGATGAGAACAAGCAGAAGCTCAGTAGCATGACACAACTGGTTTATAATTTATCCAAGGTTAGAAGAAATAGTTCAGACCACAACAGTGATTTAGACACAAATCTCTTAACAAGGAGGCAAGATGATGCCCTTTGTACAGTAAATAGTCTTGAACAATCTGCCGGAGAAAAGGATAGTGGTAGTTGTCAAGAAGAAAGTTCATATGCATCCTCAACTGTTCTTATAGGGAACAATTTTGGAGGAAAAAATGGAGTTCGACTGATCAAACTCCCTGAAGTGCccaaactacctccatatactacatGGATATTTTTGGACAG GAACCAAATAATGACAGAGGATCAATCAGTTGTGGGTCGTAGAAGAATTTATTATGATCAAAATTGTGGTGAGGCTTTAATCTGCAGTGACAGTGAAGATGATTTTGTTGAGGatgaggaagagaagaaagagtttggaACACATGAAGATTTCATTATCCG AATGACTATTGAACGAGTTGGCCTATCTGATGTGGCTCTAGATACATTGTCTCAAAGCCTGGAGAAGAACTCTGTTGAAATCAgg GCGAGATTTGAGAACTTTCTTAAGCAAGACTCTAATGAAGAGTGTGTAAAAAATGTGGAAGTTGAACCTAATGTTAGAGTGGATGATGCATTTCTTGAAAAGGATCTGGAGGCAGCATTAGATTCTTTTGATAACCTTTTTTGCCGCCGTTGTCTG GTTTTTGATTGTAGACTGCACGGATGTTCTCAGGATCTGGTGTTTCCT GCAGAGAAACAGCATCCCTGGACCAACTCAGATGATGGTGATCCATGTGGTATTCATTGCTATAAATTG GCTTCCAAATCAGAAAGTACAGCTACTGCAAATTCTCAGCCCCATGACCTTGAAGAGGCAACTCATTCAGTTGGTAGTCCTGGATCACAATTGTCTCCAAGAAGAAAAATTAAAGGTTCCACAGGAAGGAGGGCAAAGTCTCATCAAAATGAAAGTGCGTCTTCAAATGCAAAGGTTGTCTCTGAGACTAGTGAGTCTGACACACGTGTCAATCAGGATAATGTATCTGCTCAACTCTCTTCCTCACCTACTAAAAATAAGCAGCGTGGAAAATGTGGAACCAGGAAGAAAACCAATAAAAGAGTTGCTGAACGTGTTCTTATTTGCATAAGGAAGAAACAGAAGAAAATGATGCAGTCAGATGCTGATTCAATTGTTAGTGGATGCCTTGTTGCTCGAGATATGAAGCTCCGATCAGATACACGAAAGGACAATAAAAATTCTAGTTCATcgatgataaacaaaataattaagTCTTCAACTATAAGAAACAACAGGAAGAAGGCCATACAGCATCAGGACAGTATGAACTCAAAATATGTTGAAGCTCAAAATGATAATATTTTCCAGGCATCAATGGAGCCTTCAGCAACAGATGGTGATGAAAGCGAAAGGAAAGAGGAGTTTGTTGATGAGAACATCTGCAAACTTGTGAAGACGGATAGTAAACCATGGAAGATTATTGAACAGGGCCTCTTTCTTAAAGGTTTAGAGATTTTTGGAAGGAACAG TTGTTTGATTGCTAGAAATCTTTTGAGTGGAATGAAGACTTGTGTTGAAGTTTTTCAATACATGAACCACATTCAAGATAATGCAACATATAGGGCAGCTGATGGTGCTATTTCTCTAGTTGAAGGCCATGGCAAG GTCTCTGAGTTACGAACAAGGTCAAGGTTCTTGCGAAGGCGAGGAAGGGTTCGTCGTTTGAAATACACGTGGAAATCAGCTGGGTACCATTCAATACGGAAAAGAATTACTGAGAGGAAAGATCAGCCTTGTCGGCAGTACAACCCTTGTGGTTGCCAGTCTGCTTGTGGAAAGCAATGTCGTTGCCTTCTAAATGGGACATGCTGTGAAAAATATTGTGG ATGTCCTAAAATATGTAAAAACCGGTTCCGAGGTTGTCATTGTGCTAAGAGTCAATGCCGCAGCCGTCAATGCCCATGTTTTGCTGCTGATAGAGAATGTGACCCAGATGTTTGTAGAAATTGTTGGGTTGG TTGTGGTGATGGTACATTAGGAGGCCCTAATCAAAGAGGAGATAACTATGAATGTCGCAATATGAAGCTTCTACTAAAACAACGCCAAAGG GTCTTACTTGGAAGATCTGATGTTTCTGGTTGGGGGGCATTTCTTAAG AATAGTGTTGGTAAACATGAATACCTTGGTGAATATACCGGAGAGTTGATCTCCCACAGAGAAGCAGATAAGCGTGGAAAGATATATGACCGTGAAAATTCGTCGTTTCTTTTCAACCTTAATGATCAG TTTGTTCTTGATGCCTATCGGAAGGGTGATAAGTTGAAGTTTGCCAACCATTCTCCAGATCCAAACTGCTATGCGAAGGTTATCATGGTAGCCGGGGATCACAGGGTAGGTATATTTGCCAAAGAACGGATAAGTGCAGGAGAGGAACTATTCTATGACTATCGTTATGAACCGGATCGTGCTCCTGCTTGGGCTCGGAAACCTGAATCGTCTGTCTCAAAGAAGGACGAATCACAACCGTCCAGTGGCCGCGCCAAAAAACTTGCTTAA